From a region of the bacterium genome:
- the lon gene encoding endopeptidase La — protein MPESPSQYFNGEAAPVIPDQLPIYPLVTTVLFPSGVAALQIADERSLRLAESLEEEKDLIGLFCLSGNGPATRLSTDLQTVGVAAKVVQKLRLGEDRLQILCHGLARVELERLEATEPFLVGRIRSLEHEVDESSPELDSLLESTLSSYENLTKVDKRYSPETVDVLRMNADSGPSFFADLLASFLNIPLDEKRALINAVAPTERLALLGEILDREHARNEVEADIDQKVRASLEEKRRDHFLREQLRVIQETLGETSGPKREAEQYAAMVEDLPIDGDSKRSVERECERLALMSEQAAEYPVQNNYLDTLFGLPWWERTRDSLNLRKVERLISRRHHGVDEVKERLLEYLSVIKLKGHISGPILCLAGPPGTGKTSLARSIAEAMGRKFVPISLGGVSDETEIRGHRKTYVGAMPGKLISAYDQVGACNPVILLDELDKLGKGLRGDPAAALLEVLDPEQNKTFVDRYIGVPFDLSETLFIATANLLDNIPQPLRDRLEVLRIAGYTEAEKLVIARKFMMPRLLDAHGLEPKSIEFTPSALVRIIRGYTSEAGVRNLERCLATVCRKVAFRRATDNQALPEVLRIRRPEVEELLGTALFEQEFAARRAEVGLATGLAWTGAGGAILFIEATRMEGSGQIKVTGQLGDVMRESVETAFSYVRSHGSELEIPNELPRTSDLHIHFPAGSIPKDGPSAGVAAATCLASLLSGRPVRHDVAMTGEITLRGKILSVGGVKEKVLAAHRSRIRKVLLPIGNRKDLSSVPADILAEVELVFVDRVEEAWKQALVPLVMAQGADLERYQKQTRAAN, from the coding sequence ATGCCCGAATCTCCATCCCAGTACTTCAACGGCGAGGCGGCGCCGGTCATCCCGGACCAGCTGCCCATCTACCCGTTGGTCACCACGGTTCTCTTCCCATCCGGCGTGGCAGCCCTGCAGATCGCCGATGAGCGCAGCCTGCGCCTGGCGGAGAGCCTCGAGGAAGAGAAGGATCTCATCGGCCTGTTCTGCCTGTCCGGCAACGGACCCGCCACCCGGTTATCCACAGACCTCCAAACCGTCGGCGTGGCGGCCAAGGTCGTTCAGAAGCTGCGTCTGGGAGAGGATCGTCTCCAGATCTTGTGTCATGGACTGGCTCGGGTCGAGCTCGAGCGGCTCGAAGCCACCGAGCCGTTCCTGGTCGGTAGGATTCGCTCGCTCGAGCACGAGGTCGACGAGTCGAGCCCGGAGCTCGACTCGTTGCTCGAGTCGACATTGTCCTCCTACGAGAACCTGACGAAGGTCGACAAGCGCTACAGCCCGGAGACGGTCGACGTTCTTCGCATGAACGCGGACTCGGGCCCGAGCTTCTTTGCCGATCTGCTCGCTTCATTCTTGAATATTCCGCTGGACGAGAAACGCGCGCTGATCAACGCCGTGGCTCCCACCGAACGGCTCGCCCTCCTCGGAGAAATTCTGGATCGCGAGCACGCACGTAATGAAGTCGAGGCAGACATCGACCAGAAGGTCCGCGCGAGCCTCGAGGAGAAGCGGCGCGATCACTTCCTGCGTGAACAGCTCAGGGTCATCCAGGAAACCCTTGGGGAGACCAGCGGACCCAAGCGCGAGGCCGAGCAGTACGCGGCCATGGTCGAGGACCTGCCGATCGACGGAGATTCGAAACGCAGCGTCGAGCGCGAGTGCGAACGCCTGGCTCTGATGTCCGAACAGGCGGCCGAGTATCCGGTCCAGAACAATTACCTGGACACGCTCTTCGGCCTCCCCTGGTGGGAGCGCACCCGCGACAGCCTGAATCTCAGGAAGGTCGAGCGCCTGATCTCGCGCCGGCATCACGGCGTCGATGAGGTCAAAGAGCGGCTGCTCGAGTATCTTTCCGTGATCAAGCTGAAAGGGCACATCTCGGGACCTATTCTGTGTCTCGCCGGACCCCCGGGCACCGGCAAGACCTCCCTGGCAAGGTCCATCGCCGAGGCTATGGGACGCAAGTTCGTCCCGATCAGCCTCGGAGGTGTCTCCGATGAGACCGAGATTCGCGGCCACCGCAAGACCTACGTGGGAGCGATGCCGGGCAAGCTGATCTCGGCCTACGACCAGGTCGGAGCCTGCAATCCGGTCATCCTTCTCGACGAGCTCGACAAGCTCGGCAAAGGCCTCCGGGGCGACCCCGCGGCTGCGTTGCTGGAGGTTCTCGACCCGGAGCAGAACAAGACGTTTGTCGACCGCTACATCGGAGTGCCGTTCGATCTCTCGGAGACCCTCTTCATCGCCACCGCCAACCTACTCGACAACATCCCTCAGCCGCTTCGCGATCGCCTCGAAGTGCTCCGAATCGCAGGCTACACCGAGGCGGAGAAGCTGGTGATCGCGCGGAAGTTCATGATGCCCAGGCTGCTGGATGCCCACGGCTTGGAGCCAAAATCGATCGAGTTCACGCCGTCGGCCCTGGTGCGCATCATCCGTGGCTACACGTCCGAAGCCGGCGTGCGCAACCTCGAGAGGTGTCTCGCCACTGTCTGCCGCAAGGTCGCCTTCCGCCGAGCCACCGACAACCAGGCTCTGCCGGAAGTGCTGCGCATCCGCAGGCCGGAAGTCGAAGAGTTGCTCGGCACGGCGCTCTTCGAACAGGAGTTCGCCGCGCGCCGCGCCGAGGTCGGCCTGGCGACGGGGTTGGCCTGGACCGGCGCCGGCGGCGCCATCCTCTTCATCGAGGCGACCCGAATGGAAGGGTCCGGGCAGATCAAGGTAACCGGGCAACTGGGGGACGTGATGCGAGAGTCGGTCGAAACCGCCTTCTCGTATGTTCGCTCTCACGGGTCCGAGCTCGAGATCCCGAACGAGCTACCCCGGACCAGCGACCTTCACATCCACTTCCCCGCCGGTTCGATCCCCAAGGACGGCCCTTCGGCCGGGGTCGCGGCGGCGACCTGCCTGGCCTCTCTGCTCTCCGGTCGGCCGGTTCGCCACGATGTGGCGATGACCGGCGAGATCACGCTGCGCGGCAAGATTCTCTCGGTTGGCGGCGTCAAGGAGAAAGTGCTCGCTGCCCACCGCTCCCGCATCAGGAAGGTACTTCTGCCGATAGGCAACCGCAAGGACCTGTCCTCCGTGCCGGCGGACATCCTCGCGGAGGTGGAGCTGGTCTTCGTGGACCGCGTCGAGGAAGCCTGGAAGCAGGCTCTGGTGCCACTGGTCATGGCCCAAGGCGCCGACCTCGAGCGCTACCAGAAGCAGACCCGCGCCGCCAACTAG
- a CDS encoding dihydroneopterin aldolase — protein sequence MTDRANDKILIRDLLLRGIIGLNEWEREKKQDILINLTIFADLGRAGATDDVQHTLNYRSITKAVIRLVESTSYYLVEALGAEIARVAIVDFGARRVVVRVEKPGALRFANSVGIEIDRCRADFADTADFE from the coding sequence ATGACCGACCGAGCGAACGACAAGATCCTGATTCGAGACCTTCTGCTCCGCGGCATCATCGGCCTCAACGAATGGGAAAGAGAAAAGAAACAGGACATTCTGATCAACCTGACGATCTTCGCGGATCTCGGCCGCGCAGGGGCCACCGACGACGTCCAGCACACGCTCAACTATCGGTCGATTACCAAGGCGGTCATTCGGCTGGTGGAGTCGACGAGCTACTACCTGGTCGAGGCTCTCGGCGCCGAGATCGCGCGGGTTGCGATCGTGGACTTCGGTGCCCGCCGGGTCGTCGTGCGGGTCGAGAAGCCGGGTGCGCTTCGGTTCGCGAACTCCGTCGGTATCGAGATCGATCGATGCCGAGCCGACTTCGCCGATACCGCCGACTTCGAGTGA
- the folK gene encoding 2-amino-4-hydroxy-6-hydroxymethyldihydropteridine diphosphokinase, with product MPVSVLVSCGSNIEPQKNLRAALERLATLFELRAISRVFTTRAVGAVAVPDFCNAAVEILTDQTAAELKFGTIREIEWQLGRRRSDDRNAPRSIDLDLSLFGDEVIQSEPLGLTVPDPEILTRAHVALPLADVAPDRCHPVSGEALSAIAERLLAGAAPGEIRLAGGFEALRALAGRQGQARRRGG from the coding sequence ATGCCGGTTTCGGTGTTGGTCTCCTGCGGTTCGAATATCGAGCCACAGAAAAACCTGCGGGCGGCGCTCGAGCGCCTGGCGACGTTGTTCGAGCTGAGGGCGATCTCGCGAGTGTTCACCACACGGGCGGTGGGCGCGGTAGCGGTGCCGGACTTCTGCAACGCCGCCGTCGAGATTCTCACCGACCAGACCGCCGCCGAGCTCAAGTTCGGGACGATTCGCGAGATCGAGTGGCAACTCGGCCGACGTCGCTCGGATGATCGCAATGCGCCGCGATCGATCGATCTCGACCTGAGTCTCTTCGGCGACGAAGTAATCCAGAGCGAGCCGCTCGGCCTGACGGTGCCAGATCCCGAGATCCTCACCCGCGCGCACGTCGCTTTGCCCCTGGCGGACGTGGCCCCGGACCGGTGCCATCCGGTTTCCGGGGAGGCTCTGAGCGCGATCGCCGAGCGACTGCTGGCGGGTGCGGCTCCAGGGGAGATTCGGTTGGCGGGCGGTTTCGAGGCGTTGCGGGCTCTGGCCGGCCGCCAGGGGCAAGCTCGCCGACGAGGTGGCTAG
- a CDS encoding Rieske 2Fe-2S domain-containing protein, protein MTSSSEEPKTVWRKVLEPDELAEGRVTPVTCGHQTVCLTRFKGEYGALDNRCPHQGGPLGEGSIENGLLRCPWHGWDYDPLTGKAPGFDDGVRTFPVELRDDGVYVGFDEEEVHVRTVSDVMAETMVAWGIKHVWGMVGHSNLGLADALRRQAEAGNLAYYGIRHEGAASFAASAYGKLTGRPAACLAIAGPGATNLLTGLWDANVDRAPVLALTGQVDTQVVGPGAFQEIDLSAAFGKVAQWSQPVLHTSKHAELINLACKSAILNRGVSHLIFPDEVQVLPIGEAQAGNKEGRLAERTIAPPEGALDDAVALLESSERPVIIVGHGARFSMDGILELGDHLNAPILTTFKGKGLISDSHPLGCGVLGRSGTPIASYFMNESDSLLVFGASFSNHTGITPKRPIIQVDYDPMMLAKFHPVKVPLWGEIGVTSRLLLEQLPKAAWTSDRRGEIAERWQIWRDEKKKREGEEQDGGIASVSVFAALTRQAPADSILCVDVGNNTYSFGRYFECKRQAVLMSGYLGSIGFGFPAALGAWAATQEEGTPFHGRKVISVSGDGGFGQYLAELTTAVKYGMNITHVLLNNSELGKISKEQRSGRFDVWQTELRNPNFARFAQNCGALGVRVEGAEDLDEALERALAHSGPALVEVMADPSLV, encoded by the coding sequence ATGACCAGCTCATCCGAAGAGCCGAAGACCGTCTGGCGCAAGGTTCTCGAGCCCGACGAACTGGCCGAGGGCCGGGTCACACCGGTGACCTGCGGCCATCAAACCGTTTGCCTGACCCGATTCAAGGGCGAGTACGGAGCCCTCGATAATCGCTGTCCGCACCAGGGCGGCCCGCTGGGCGAAGGCTCGATCGAGAACGGACTTCTGCGGTGCCCGTGGCACGGCTGGGACTACGATCCTCTGACCGGCAAGGCTCCGGGCTTCGATGACGGCGTGCGCACCTTTCCGGTCGAGCTCCGGGACGACGGCGTCTACGTGGGCTTCGATGAAGAAGAGGTCCACGTGCGCACGGTCTCCGACGTCATGGCCGAAACCATGGTTGCGTGGGGCATCAAGCACGTCTGGGGCATGGTCGGCCATTCGAACCTCGGGCTGGCCGACGCGCTGCGGCGCCAGGCTGAAGCCGGTAACCTCGCCTACTACGGTATTCGGCACGAAGGCGCGGCCTCGTTCGCGGCATCGGCCTACGGCAAGCTCACCGGCCGACCGGCTGCCTGCCTTGCCATTGCCGGCCCGGGCGCCACCAATCTCCTGACCGGACTCTGGGACGCCAACGTCGACCGGGCGCCGGTCCTTGCCCTCACCGGGCAGGTCGACACGCAAGTGGTGGGGCCCGGAGCGTTCCAGGAGATCGATCTCTCCGCCGCCTTCGGCAAGGTCGCCCAGTGGAGCCAGCCGGTGCTCCACACCAGCAAGCACGCGGAGCTGATCAACCTCGCCTGCAAGAGCGCGATCCTGAATCGCGGAGTCTCCCACCTGATCTTTCCGGACGAGGTCCAGGTGCTCCCGATCGGCGAAGCCCAGGCCGGCAACAAAGAAGGCCGGCTCGCCGAGCGGACGATCGCCCCGCCCGAGGGGGCTCTCGACGACGCCGTCGCTCTGCTTGAATCGTCCGAGCGCCCGGTCATCATCGTCGGGCACGGGGCGCGGTTTTCGATGGACGGCATCCTCGAGTTGGGAGACCACCTGAACGCGCCCATTCTCACCACCTTCAAGGGCAAAGGGCTGATCTCGGACAGCCACCCGCTGGGGTGCGGCGTCCTGGGCAGAAGCGGTACGCCGATTGCGAGCTATTTCATGAACGAGTCGGATTCGCTCCTCGTGTTCGGCGCCAGCTTTTCCAACCACACCGGCATCACACCTAAGCGGCCGATCATCCAGGTCGACTACGACCCGATGATGCTGGCCAAGTTCCATCCGGTGAAAGTGCCGCTCTGGGGCGAGATCGGTGTTACATCCAGATTGTTGCTCGAACAACTACCGAAGGCGGCCTGGACCTCGGACCGCCGCGGTGAGATCGCGGAGCGCTGGCAGATCTGGCGCGACGAGAAGAAGAAACGCGAGGGCGAGGAGCAGGACGGAGGGATCGCGTCGGTCTCTGTTTTCGCCGCGCTCACCCGTCAAGCACCCGCCGACTCGATTCTGTGCGTGGACGTCGGCAACAACACCTATTCCTTCGGGCGCTATTTCGAGTGCAAACGACAGGCGGTGTTGATGTCAGGCTACCTGGGCTCGATCGGCTTCGGATTCCCGGCGGCGCTCGGCGCCTGGGCGGCGACCCAGGAAGAGGGGACTCCTTTCCATGGCCGCAAGGTGATCTCGGTCTCGGGTGACGGCGGCTTCGGTCAGTACCTCGCCGAGCTCACCACCGCGGTCAAGTACGGCATGAACATCACCCATGTGCTTCTGAACAACTCCGAGCTCGGGAAGATCTCCAAGGAGCAACGCTCCGGCCGCTTCGACGTCTGGCAGACCGAGCTCCGGAACCCGAATTTCGCGCGCTTCGCTCAGAACTGCGGCGCTCTGGGCGTCCGAGTGGAAGGCGCCGAGGACCTCGACGAAGCTCTCGAGCGCGCCCTTGCCCACTCCGGGCCGGCTCTGGTCGAGGTTATGGCAGACCCGTCGCTCGTCTAG
- a CDS encoding SDR family oxidoreductase has translation MVLAGKTALVTGAARRIGKAIALELASQGASIVVHYGGSEAAAVETAGEIEALGVAAWPVQADLRSPSAIRRLFEQVESLSPGLSVLVNSAASFESEAFLEIETAEWDEVQALNLRAPFLCTQGAAPLIRAAGGGAVVNIADLSGLKPWKRFAHHGTSKAALVHLTRAAAYELAPEVRVNCVVPGAILPPPGVSESDPSWQRRGDGVPLRRTGLKREVASSVAFLACNEFITGAVLPVDGGEHLVGPRPVI, from the coding sequence ATGGTGTTGGCCGGGAAGACGGCGCTGGTTACCGGAGCAGCTCGCCGGATCGGTAAGGCGATCGCACTGGAGTTGGCTTCGCAAGGCGCGTCCATAGTCGTCCACTACGGCGGCTCCGAGGCGGCCGCCGTGGAGACCGCTGGCGAGATCGAGGCGCTCGGGGTGGCTGCATGGCCGGTTCAAGCAGACCTGCGATCACCCTCTGCGATTCGGCGGTTATTCGAGCAAGTCGAGAGCTTGTCGCCAGGTCTTTCGGTGCTGGTCAATAGCGCGGCGAGCTTCGAGAGCGAAGCCTTCCTCGAGATCGAGACTGCCGAGTGGGACGAGGTGCAGGCGTTGAATCTGCGTGCGCCGTTTCTTTGCACTCAAGGGGCCGCGCCCCTGATTCGTGCGGCCGGCGGAGGTGCGGTCGTGAACATCGCTGATCTCAGTGGCCTCAAGCCTTGGAAGAGGTTTGCGCATCACGGCACCAGCAAAGCGGCTTTGGTGCATTTGACTCGAGCCGCAGCCTACGAACTGGCTCCCGAAGTGAGAGTGAATTGCGTGGTACCGGGAGCGATTCTGCCTCCGCCGGGAGTCTCCGAGTCCGATCCATCGTGGCAGCGGAGAGGCGATGGTGTGCCACTGCGCAGAACCGGCCTCAAGCGTGAAGTTGCTTCCTCGGTCGCGTTCCTGGCGTGCAACGAGTTTATTACCGGCGCCGTGCTTCCAGTCGACGGCGGCGAGCATCTGGTCGGGCCGCGGCCCGTTATCTAA
- a CDS encoding S9 family peptidase, with protein sequence MKTSYPRFLLAFPVLLTLAQPALPEEVHRRETNNGNVILEGIPEIPAELTQSIDRFLEVRSARLADWAQDGSSIYITTRFGNVQQLHEVESPGGYRRQLTYFDEPLTGVTRQPNGDHLTFLMDEGGSEFSQIFAFDPETGDSRRLTDGTSRNGAVTWSRNGDRIAFQSTRRNGKSNDIWILEPNAPESARLALAAEDGSWWAASD encoded by the coding sequence ATGAAAACCTCGTATCCCAGATTCCTGCTTGCATTTCCCGTGCTCTTGACTCTCGCTCAACCCGCGCTCCCCGAAGAGGTCCACCGCCGAGAAACGAACAACGGCAACGTGATCCTCGAGGGAATCCCGGAGATCCCGGCCGAGCTGACCCAGAGCATCGATCGCTTTCTCGAGGTTCGCAGTGCGAGATTGGCCGACTGGGCGCAGGACGGTTCGTCGATCTACATCACCACCCGCTTCGGAAATGTCCAGCAGCTCCACGAAGTCGAGTCTCCCGGCGGCTACCGCCGCCAGCTCACTTACTTCGACGAGCCCCTGACCGGCGTGACCCGGCAGCCCAATGGCGACCACCTGACGTTCCTGATGGACGAAGGCGGAAGCGAATTCTCACAGATCTTCGCCTTCGATCCGGAAACCGGCGACAGCCGACGTCTGACCGATGGTACTTCCCGCAACGGCGCCGTCACCTGGAGCAGAAACGGCGACAGAATCGCGTTTCAGAGCACTCGCCGAAACGGAAAATCAAACGACATCTGGATCCTCGAGCCGAACGCGCCGGAATCCGCCCGGCTGGCGCTCGCGGCCGAAGACGGGAGCTGGTGGGCGGCCTCGGACT
- a CDS encoding choice-of-anchor D domain-containing protein, whose protein sequence is MDLPLRPGARAPQELEFDPLGTDAATDGGPAPASPGGPGQRQEYHRRPKTRRGLLFLTLVIVAALLVWLFFPGPPRAELSVDKVDFGTVRVGRETDERVISIKNLGERKFAVKALEFEPAVGEDYRIVEEGCVGRKLATQASCDVRLVFQPQEAGDRSSRLLFVSNDRTGPAVSLAAVAVAPELGLAPSALSFGVVALESEIESREVTLSNVGTATLEFRRIRIEGPAAGDFSRSRRCPSSKLEPGEACSFEIRFEPSVSGPRRANLVVDSDALGSPDTLALEGAGLWEGPPLDPRSAILDLGEQRVGKRGASKSLLFANRTGGPVAVDRTTVSRSTTFEVVEDGCQGRVVASGESCSISVTFLPVEDGNERGVLSLGAAGASEDVEVELRGRGVTPRMQVEVGAVDFKEQRVGFESAPRRVRFLNSGTATLSPQSVSVSGAERADFLLRSNECVGRPLAPGARCAVAVGFNPARSGVRRASLSLDPGFELDTIQVGLTGSGVVSALGVDPERLDFGQVYLGRIEDRGLTLTNEGSARLEIRGLRFEGSDAAAFDLGPMSCPLDTGLAPRASCKVEIGFEPEAAKPHRASLVLEHNGPDSPARVELVGEGRTPAPAFRISTNDLDLGSAPVAGRGEIGTVVISNPGAAWLPLTSISLRGDNAEDFQLVAGSCDGVAALAPSGSCTVGVRLVPGSVGTRRATILVRHGVGSGTATVTLIGRGLAPTE, encoded by the coding sequence GTGGATCTGCCGCTCCGCCCTGGAGCGAGGGCTCCGCAAGAGCTGGAGTTCGATCCGCTGGGAACCGATGCGGCTACGGACGGGGGCCCCGCCCCCGCTTCTCCGGGAGGTCCCGGCCAGCGACAGGAGTACCATCGCCGTCCCAAGACGCGCCGCGGCCTGCTCTTCTTGACACTGGTCATCGTCGCGGCCTTGCTTGTATGGCTGTTCTTCCCCGGTCCACCACGGGCCGAGCTTTCCGTCGACAAGGTGGACTTCGGCACCGTGAGAGTGGGGCGAGAGACGGATGAGAGAGTGATTTCGATCAAGAACCTCGGCGAGCGCAAGTTCGCGGTCAAAGCCCTGGAGTTCGAGCCGGCGGTAGGTGAGGACTATCGGATCGTCGAGGAAGGTTGCGTGGGGCGAAAGCTCGCCACGCAAGCGAGTTGCGATGTTCGTCTCGTATTCCAACCTCAGGAGGCCGGTGACCGATCGAGTCGCCTACTCTTCGTGAGCAACGACCGCACCGGCCCGGCCGTGTCCCTCGCCGCGGTGGCCGTGGCCCCGGAGCTCGGCCTCGCTCCGTCCGCGTTGTCCTTCGGTGTCGTGGCGCTCGAGTCCGAGATCGAGTCCCGGGAGGTGACCCTTTCGAACGTCGGCACCGCGACGCTCGAGTTCCGGCGGATTCGGATCGAGGGCCCCGCCGCCGGAGACTTCTCCCGAAGCCGTCGTTGCCCGAGCTCGAAGCTGGAGCCCGGGGAGGCCTGTTCGTTCGAGATTCGATTCGAGCCTTCCGTGTCGGGACCGCGGCGGGCAAATCTGGTCGTCGATAGCGACGCTCTCGGCAGTCCCGATACTCTCGCGCTGGAGGGAGCCGGGCTTTGGGAAGGACCGCCGCTCGACCCTCGTTCCGCGATTCTGGACCTTGGCGAGCAACGAGTGGGCAAGCGCGGCGCTTCGAAGAGCCTGCTCTTTGCGAATCGGACCGGTGGTCCCGTGGCGGTGGACAGGACCACTGTCTCCCGGAGCACGACCTTTGAGGTTGTCGAAGACGGTTGCCAGGGCCGAGTGGTCGCTTCGGGCGAGAGCTGCTCGATTTCGGTCACGTTTCTGCCCGTTGAGGACGGGAACGAACGGGGCGTCTTGAGCCTGGGGGCGGCCGGTGCCAGCGAGGATGTCGAGGTCGAGTTGCGCGGACGCGGCGTGACGCCGCGCATGCAGGTCGAAGTGGGTGCAGTGGATTTCAAGGAGCAGCGCGTCGGATTCGAGAGCGCGCCGAGACGCGTGCGGTTCCTCAATAGCGGCACCGCGACCTTGTCGCCGCAGTCGGTGTCGGTGTCGGGCGCGGAGAGAGCCGACTTCCTGCTGCGCTCCAATGAGTGCGTCGGTAGGCCGCTGGCTCCAGGTGCCAGATGTGCGGTCGCCGTCGGTTTCAATCCCGCTCGTAGCGGTGTTCGCCGGGCCTCGCTGTCTCTCGATCCGGGGTTCGAGCTCGACACGATTCAGGTCGGGCTGACCGGTTCGGGTGTGGTCTCGGCCCTCGGGGTCGATCCGGAGCGACTCGATTTCGGTCAGGTCTATCTGGGGCGCATAGAAGACCGGGGTCTTACGCTCACCAACGAGGGCTCGGCACGGCTCGAGATTCGAGGACTTCGGTTCGAGGGCAGCGATGCGGCCGCTTTCGACCTGGGTCCGATGAGCTGTCCGCTGGACACGGGCTTGGCGCCCCGAGCGAGCTGCAAGGTCGAGATCGGCTTCGAGCCGGAGGCCGCAAAGCCGCACCGGGCGAGTTTGGTCCTCGAGCACAACGGTCCCGACAGCCCGGCGCGGGTCGAGCTGGTCGGGGAAGGCAGGACCCCGGCGCCGGCGTTCAGGATCTCGACCAACGACCTCGATCTCGGCTCGGCTCCGGTGGCAGGACGAGGGGAGATAGGAACCGTGGTGATCAGCAATCCGGGCGCGGCGTGGCTGCCGCTGACGAGCATCTCCCTGCGCGGAGACAACGCAGAGGATTTCCAGCTCGTCGCCGGTTCATGCGACGGGGTTGCAGCGCTGGCTCCGAGTGGGAGTTGCACGGTGGGAGTCCGCCTCGTGCCGGGGAGCGTGGGAACGCGACGAGCGACGATCCTCGTGCGCCATGGGGTCGGCTCGGGCACCGCCACGGTGACGCTTATCGGCCGTGGGCTGGCTCCGACCGAGTAG